The following are encoded together in the Anoplopoma fimbria isolate UVic2021 breed Golden Eagle Sablefish chromosome 9, Afim_UVic_2022, whole genome shotgun sequence genome:
- the ern2 gene encoding serine/threonine-protein kinase/endoribonuclease IRE1 isoform X1, with the protein MRQRGLGVMRAVGRLLLSLLLLSWEGKLIQVGGVTSVTLPESLLFVSTLDGSLHAVSKQSGDIKWTLREDPIIQVPVYLTEPGFLPDPNDGSLYVLGGKHKEGLMKLPFTIPELVQSAPCRSSDGILYTGKKQDVWFVVDPETGEKQTSLTTSSSESICPNTPLLYIGRTEYMVTMFDTKTQELRWNATYNDYSAPPYDDKQDYKMAHLVSSGDGLVVTVDRETGDVLWSQNYGSPVVGVYLYSGDSLRHAPHLSLAMETLRFLTFSSANEQADTHSTLKWSYQFVKEQASAQAQLVPTLYVGKLDSHLYASTSLVHHGVSLVPRGLVLARIEGPVTAGVTVSERGECEITPFTDVRYPPGSTNSRKNHWLLIGHHELPPVAHTTMLRDFPAGLQRSGEAVIHPRTSASSASPASYYHQRYYETVAGSHGDTHANRGGFDGRSTGQAQRPAAVTPFYMNLDRLTLAVLTLLLGGWLAFALTYPVRAAHQLKAQRRMEEAFESRLQRMQTNMQTVTSVSSDTTLSTDTNLSSDSPPASADPPPSPHTHSSSTSDVDRNGTAGHKPTAEGNSEEVQVGKISFTPSEVLGHGTAGTFVFRGNFDGRHVAVKRILPECFEVAEREVQLLRESDTHPNVIRYFCTERDRLFTYIAIELCAATLQQYVEDPSCFPELNPITLLGETMCGLSHLHSLNIVHRDLKPRNILLSGPSALGRVRALISDFGLCKKIPAGRSSFSLRSGIPGTEGWIAPEVLRDTPCNKPTAAVDVFSAGCVFYFVVSRGQHPFGDSLRRQVNILSGEYSLSHFMEDIHDNVIAQDLIEQMISAEAESRPSTACVLKHPFFWSPEKQLLFFQDVSDRIEKEPADSPIVVKLETAGRTVVRTNWRMHISVPLQTDLRRFRTYKGNSVRDLLRAMRNKKHHYHELPPEVQETLGELPEGFVSYFTSRFPRLLMHTHAALHICSHERLFHPYYLPPNAKQQ; encoded by the exons ATGAGACAAAGGGGTTTGGGGGTCATGCGGGCTGTGGGACGCCTGCTGctgtccctcctcctgctgtcctGGGAAGGAAAGCTCATTCAG GTTGGAGGGGTTACATCCGTCACCCTCCCAGAATCCCTCCTGTTCGTCTCCACGTTGGACGGTAGTCTGCACGCTGTCTCCAAACAGTCAGGAGACATCAAGTGGACCCTGAGAGAAG ACCCCATTATTCAAGTACCTGTCTATCTCACAGA gCCGGGTTTTCTCCCAGACCCCAATGATGGCAGTTTGTATGTCCTGGGAGGCAAACACAAGGAAGGCCTGATG AAACTACCCTTTACCATCCCAGAGCTGGTTCAGTCGGCTCCCTGCAGGAGCTCTGACGGTATACTCTATACAG GTAAAAAGCAGGATGTTTGGTTTGTGGTGGATCCTGAGACGGGCGAGAAGCAAACCAGTTtaaccacctcctcctccgaaTCCATCTGCCCTAACACTCCTCTGCTCTACATTGGACGCACAG AATACATGGTCACCATGTTTGACACCAAGACACAGGAGCTGCGATGGAACGCTACGTACAATGATTACTCTGCTCCACCTTATGATGACAAACAGGACTACA AGATGGCCCATCTTGTGTCGAGTGGTGATGGTCTCGTTGTGACAgttgacagagagacag GTGACGTCTTGTGGAGTCAGAACTATGGGTCGCCCGTCGTGGGGGTCTACCTGTACTCTGGCGACTCACTGAGACACGCCCCCCACCTGTCCCTCGCCATGGAAACGCTACGCTTCCTCACCTTCTCCTCTGCCAACGAACAGGCAGACACGCACTCCACATTGAAGTGGAGCTATCAGTTTGTGAAAGAGCAAGCCAGCGCACAAGCACAACTAGT aCCCACTCTCTATGTAGGAAAATTGGACTCCCACCTCTACGCCTCCACTTCCCTCGTCCACCATGGAGTGTCATTAGTG CCTCGGGGACTGGTCCTGGCTCGAATCGAGGGTCCAGTGACGGCCGGAGTGACGGTCAGTGAGCGAGGGGAGTGTGAGATCACACCGTTCACTGATGTGCGCTATCCTCCAGGGAGcacaaacagcaggaaaaacCACTGGCTGCTAatag GTCATCACGAGCTCCCTCCAGTGGCTCACACCACCATGCTGAGGGATTTCCCAGCTGGCCTGCAGCGTTCTGGTGAGGCCGTCATCCACCCTCGAACTTCTGCCTCCTCTGCCTCACCTGCCTCCTACTACCATCAGCGCTAC TACGAGACAGTTGCTGGTAGCCATGGCGACACTCATGCTAACAGAGGAGGGTTCGATGGGAGGTCAACGGGACAGGCCCAGAGGCCGGCGGCTGTGACGCCTTTCTATATGAATCTGGACCGTCTGACTCTGGCTGTTCTGACGCTGCTGCTGGGAGGATGGCTGGCCTTCGCACTCACGTACCCCGTT CGTGCGGCTCATCAGCTGAAAGCTCAGAGGCGGATGGAGGAGGCTTTTGAGTCTCGTCTCCAGCGCATGCAGACGAACATGCAGACCGTGACCTCGGTTTCTTCAGACACAACCCTTTCTACTGACACAAACCTCTCCAGTG ACTCTCCGCCTGCCTCTGCAGACCCTCCACCCAGTCCTCAcactcacagcagcagcacctcaGATGTCGATAGAAATGGCACCGCTGGGCACAAACCCACAGCAG AAGGAAACAGTGAGGAGGTGCAGGTGGGAAAAATCTCCTTCACGCCGTCTGAGGTGCTCGGACACGGCACGGCGGGAACTTTTGTCTTCAG GGGTAACTTTGATGGACGCCACGTGGCGGTGAAGCGAATACTGCCGGAGTGTTTCGAGGTAGCAGAACGTGAGGTGCAGCTCCTCCGAGAGTCGGACACTCACCCGAACGTCATCCGATATTtctgcacagagagagaccGCCTCTTCACCTACATCGCCATCGAGCTGTGCGCTGCCACCCTGCAACAG TACGTCGAGGATCCGTCTTGCTTTCCTGAGCTGAATCCTATAACTCTGCTGGGAGAGACCATGTGTGGCCTCTCACACCTCCACTCACTCAACATAG TGCATCGTGACCTGAAGCCTAGAAAcatcctcctctctggtcccaGTGCGCTGGGTCGGGTCCGAGCTCTCATCTCTGACTTTGGACTCTGTAAGAAGATCCCAGCCGGTCGGAGCAGCTTCTCTCTGCGGTCGGGAATACCAGGAACTGAAGGGTGGATAGCTCCTGAAGTACTGCGGGATACTCCCTGCAACAAACCG ACAGCAGCTGTGGACGTCTTCTCGGCAGGCTGTGTGTTCTACTTTGTGGTCAGCAGGGGGCAGCACCCCTTTGGAGATTCATTAAGACGGCAGGTCAACATCCTGTCAGGAGAATATTCACTCTCGCATTTTATGGAGGACATACACG ATAACGTCATAGCACAGGATCTGATCGAGCAGATGATCAGTGCCGAGGCCGAGTCGCGGCCCTCCACCGCCTGTGTGCTCAAACATCCATTCTTCTGGAGCCCTGAGAAGCAGCTGCTCTTTTTCCAG GACGTGAGTGACCGCATAGAGAAGGAGCCAGCAGACAGTCCGATCGTGGTCAAACTGGAGACTGCAGGGAGAACGGTGGTCCGAACCAACTGGAGGATGCATATCTCTGTGCCTCTGCAGACAG ACTTGAGGCGGTTCAGGACATATAAAGGAAACTCAGTCAGAGATCTGCTGAGAGCCATGAGGAATAAG AAACACCACTACCACGAGTTGCCACCGGAGGTGCAGGAGACTCTCGGTGAGCTGCCCGAAGGCTTCGTCAGCTACTTCACCTCGCGGTTTCCACGGTtactgatgcacacacacgctgctCTGCACATCTGCTCCCACGAAAGACTGTTTCACCCCTACTATCTCCCCCCCAACGCGAAACAGCAATAA
- the ern2 gene encoding serine/threonine-protein kinase/endoribonuclease IRE1 isoform X2, giving the protein MRQRGLGVMRAVGRLLLSLLLLSWEGKLIQVGGVTSVTLPESLLFVSTLDGSLHAVSKQSGDIKWTLREDPIIQVPVYLTEPGFLPDPNDGSLYVLGGKHKEGLMKLPFTIPELVQSAPCRSSDGILYTGKKQDVWFVVDPETGEKQTSLTTSSSESICPNTPLLYIGRTEYMVTMFDTKTQELRWNATYNDYSAPPYDDKQDYKMAHLVSSGDGLVVTVDRETGDVLWSQNYGSPVVGVYLYSGDSLRHAPHLSLAMETLRFLTFSSANEQADTHSTLKWSYQFVKEQASAQAQLVPTLYVGKLDSHLYASTSLVHHGVSLVPRGLVLARIEGPVTAGVTVSERGECEITPFTDVRYPPGSTNSRKNHWLLIGHHELPPVAHTTMLRDFPAGLQRSGEAVIHPRTSASSASPASYYHQRYYETVAGSHGDTHANRGGFDGRSTGQAQRPAAVTPFYMNLDRLTLAVLTLLLGGWLAFALTYPVRAAHQLKAQRRMEEAFESRLQRMQTNMQTVTSVSSDTTLSTDTNLSSDSPPASADPPPSPHTHSSSTSDVDRNGTAGHKPTAEGNSEEVQVGKISFTPSEVLGHGTAGTFVFRGNFDGRHVAVKRILPECFEVAEREVQLLRESDTHPNVIRYFCTERDRLFTYIAIELCAATLQQYVEDPSCFPELNPITLLGETMCGLSHLHSLNIVHRDLKPRNILLSGPSALGRVRALISDFGLCKKIPAGRSSFSLRSGIPGTEGWIAPEVLRDTPCNKPTAAVDVFSAGCVFYFVVSRGQHPFGDSLRRQVNILSGEYSLSHFMEDIHDNVIAQDLIEQMISAEAESRPSTACVLKHPFFWSPEKQLLFFQ; this is encoded by the exons ATGAGACAAAGGGGTTTGGGGGTCATGCGGGCTGTGGGACGCCTGCTGctgtccctcctcctgctgtcctGGGAAGGAAAGCTCATTCAG GTTGGAGGGGTTACATCCGTCACCCTCCCAGAATCCCTCCTGTTCGTCTCCACGTTGGACGGTAGTCTGCACGCTGTCTCCAAACAGTCAGGAGACATCAAGTGGACCCTGAGAGAAG ACCCCATTATTCAAGTACCTGTCTATCTCACAGA gCCGGGTTTTCTCCCAGACCCCAATGATGGCAGTTTGTATGTCCTGGGAGGCAAACACAAGGAAGGCCTGATG AAACTACCCTTTACCATCCCAGAGCTGGTTCAGTCGGCTCCCTGCAGGAGCTCTGACGGTATACTCTATACAG GTAAAAAGCAGGATGTTTGGTTTGTGGTGGATCCTGAGACGGGCGAGAAGCAAACCAGTTtaaccacctcctcctccgaaTCCATCTGCCCTAACACTCCTCTGCTCTACATTGGACGCACAG AATACATGGTCACCATGTTTGACACCAAGACACAGGAGCTGCGATGGAACGCTACGTACAATGATTACTCTGCTCCACCTTATGATGACAAACAGGACTACA AGATGGCCCATCTTGTGTCGAGTGGTGATGGTCTCGTTGTGACAgttgacagagagacag GTGACGTCTTGTGGAGTCAGAACTATGGGTCGCCCGTCGTGGGGGTCTACCTGTACTCTGGCGACTCACTGAGACACGCCCCCCACCTGTCCCTCGCCATGGAAACGCTACGCTTCCTCACCTTCTCCTCTGCCAACGAACAGGCAGACACGCACTCCACATTGAAGTGGAGCTATCAGTTTGTGAAAGAGCAAGCCAGCGCACAAGCACAACTAGT aCCCACTCTCTATGTAGGAAAATTGGACTCCCACCTCTACGCCTCCACTTCCCTCGTCCACCATGGAGTGTCATTAGTG CCTCGGGGACTGGTCCTGGCTCGAATCGAGGGTCCAGTGACGGCCGGAGTGACGGTCAGTGAGCGAGGGGAGTGTGAGATCACACCGTTCACTGATGTGCGCTATCCTCCAGGGAGcacaaacagcaggaaaaacCACTGGCTGCTAatag GTCATCACGAGCTCCCTCCAGTGGCTCACACCACCATGCTGAGGGATTTCCCAGCTGGCCTGCAGCGTTCTGGTGAGGCCGTCATCCACCCTCGAACTTCTGCCTCCTCTGCCTCACCTGCCTCCTACTACCATCAGCGCTAC TACGAGACAGTTGCTGGTAGCCATGGCGACACTCATGCTAACAGAGGAGGGTTCGATGGGAGGTCAACGGGACAGGCCCAGAGGCCGGCGGCTGTGACGCCTTTCTATATGAATCTGGACCGTCTGACTCTGGCTGTTCTGACGCTGCTGCTGGGAGGATGGCTGGCCTTCGCACTCACGTACCCCGTT CGTGCGGCTCATCAGCTGAAAGCTCAGAGGCGGATGGAGGAGGCTTTTGAGTCTCGTCTCCAGCGCATGCAGACGAACATGCAGACCGTGACCTCGGTTTCTTCAGACACAACCCTTTCTACTGACACAAACCTCTCCAGTG ACTCTCCGCCTGCCTCTGCAGACCCTCCACCCAGTCCTCAcactcacagcagcagcacctcaGATGTCGATAGAAATGGCACCGCTGGGCACAAACCCACAGCAG AAGGAAACAGTGAGGAGGTGCAGGTGGGAAAAATCTCCTTCACGCCGTCTGAGGTGCTCGGACACGGCACGGCGGGAACTTTTGTCTTCAG GGGTAACTTTGATGGACGCCACGTGGCGGTGAAGCGAATACTGCCGGAGTGTTTCGAGGTAGCAGAACGTGAGGTGCAGCTCCTCCGAGAGTCGGACACTCACCCGAACGTCATCCGATATTtctgcacagagagagaccGCCTCTTCACCTACATCGCCATCGAGCTGTGCGCTGCCACCCTGCAACAG TACGTCGAGGATCCGTCTTGCTTTCCTGAGCTGAATCCTATAACTCTGCTGGGAGAGACCATGTGTGGCCTCTCACACCTCCACTCACTCAACATAG TGCATCGTGACCTGAAGCCTAGAAAcatcctcctctctggtcccaGTGCGCTGGGTCGGGTCCGAGCTCTCATCTCTGACTTTGGACTCTGTAAGAAGATCCCAGCCGGTCGGAGCAGCTTCTCTCTGCGGTCGGGAATACCAGGAACTGAAGGGTGGATAGCTCCTGAAGTACTGCGGGATACTCCCTGCAACAAACCG ACAGCAGCTGTGGACGTCTTCTCGGCAGGCTGTGTGTTCTACTTTGTGGTCAGCAGGGGGCAGCACCCCTTTGGAGATTCATTAAGACGGCAGGTCAACATCCTGTCAGGAGAATATTCACTCTCGCATTTTATGGAGGACATACACG ATAACGTCATAGCACAGGATCTGATCGAGCAGATGATCAGTGCCGAGGCCGAGTCGCGGCCCTCCACCGCCTGTGTGCTCAAACATCCATTCTTCTGGAGCCCTGAGAAGCAGCTGCTCTTTTTCCAG TAG
- the LOC129095901 gene encoding carbohydrate sulfotransferase 12-like, producing the protein MGTWRGLRVAFILGSLFMILLIIVYWDDVGGFNLYPLQEPKHESPHPLTTTGPSHSTSSSRTRISSSSTIPTTAPSTTLVLEETEGAAEAQTKEEEGKEKQVQRKEETREDVEKERSRNAEDDREQEARKQRIVDVCSGKDAVEFPGRTRAFEQIPNRELDHLIVDDTHQIIYCYVPKVACTNWKRVMVVLSQSLISPSSGKPYTDPEAVPPDLVHNSSLHLTFAKFWRHYGSLSRHLMALKLQHYTKFLFVRDPFVRLISAFRNKFGRPNEDFYKQFGSVMLRRFGNVSGSLPETAAEAFAAGIKPTFQQFITYLLDPETETESIFNEHWRQVYRLCHPCQVKYDFIGRLETLEPDAEHLLKLLEVDHLLRFPSGARNRTAASWERDWFAQIPITTRRELYKLYEPDFEMFGYPKPDSTLHQ; encoded by the exons ATGGGAACATGGCGTGGTCTACGAGTGGCGTTCATCCTGGGGTCTTTGTTTATGATCCTGCTGATCATTGTCTACTGGGACGACGTCGGGGGCTTCAACCTCTACCCACTGCAGGAGCCCAAACACGAGTCGCCTCACCCTCTGACGACTACCGGGCCCTCGCACTCGACGTCCAGCAGCAGAACCCGGATCAGTTCTTCCTCCACCATCCCAACTACTGCTCCTAGTACAACACTGGTGCttgaggagacagaaggagcGGCTGAGGCGCaaacaaaggaggaggaggggaaggaaaaacaagtacaaaggaaggaggaaacaagggaggatgtggagaaggagagaagtcGTAATGCTGAGGACGATAGGGAACAGGAGGCAAGGAAGCAGAGGATCGTGGATGTGTGTTCAGGAAAGGACGCTGTTGAATTCCCCGGACGGACTCGGGCGTTTGAGCAGATCCCAAACAGGGAACTGGATCACCTGATAGTGGATGACACTCACCAGATTATCTACTGCTACGTCCCCAAG GTGGCCTGCACCAACTGGAAGCGAGTGATGGTGGTCCTGTCTCAGTCTCTGATCTCGCCCTCCTCGGGAAAACCTTACACCGACCCGGAGGCCGTTCCTCCTGACCTCGTACACAACTCCTCTCTCCACCTCACTTTTGCCaa GTTTTGGCGCCATTATGGTTCTCTGTCGCGCCACTTGATGGCACTCAAGCTCCAACACTATACCAAGTTTCTGTTCGTACGAGACCCTTTTGTGCGTCTTATCTCGGCCTTCAGGAACAAGTTTGGAAG gccCAACGAGGACTTCTACAAGCAGTTTGGCTCTGTCATGCTGCGTCGTTTCGGCAACGTTTCAGGCAGTTTGCCAGAGACGGCGGCGGAGGCGTTTGCAGCAGGAATCAAACCGACATTTCAGCAGTTTATCACATACCTGCTGGATCCAGAGACCGAGACGGAGAGTATCTTCAATGAACACTGGCGGCAG GTGTACCGTCTGTGCCATCCATGCCAGGTGAAGTACGACTTCATTGGACGACTAGAAACCCTGGAACCAGATGCGGAGCACCTACTGAAGCTTCTGGAGGTGGACCATCTGCTACGCTTCCCTTCGGGGGCTCGAAACCGCACCGCAGCCAGCTGGGAGAGAGACTGGTTTGCACAGATTCCCATAACAACGAGGAGAGAACTGTACAAGCTGTATGAACCAGACTTTGAGATGTTTGGCTATCCCAAACCTGACAGCACGCTCCACCAGTAG